The window tcgatccaaaatttctgtaaccctaaaaagggtttcaatggcaggcgttcaatcctccactactatttacggtgtggtccatttgatttttggatctgtcttatttttttgatCAAGCCTTATGACCAACTTaccaagtggacggacggttttTAGTTATTGCAATATTTTATCatgaaccatccatcaaatgTGGGGTTCATATGATGTGGAGTCCATATCAATAACCAGTCCTTTTCTCTATTGTGGTCTATTAGAAGTAACCATCAAATGGAATGCTCAGGATAGTTTTTATTCaagatcatcaggtggaccaaaaCATGCACATAGAATGGTCAATCAATATTAGGCACTTATTTGTTtctatgcatgtggcccacctaatgatcataATTACTGagtaaatttttttctatttcaaTGCAATATATAACATCCAACACGAattgatatttttcttttcttccatgaAACAAGAGTGAGCATGAAAAGCAGAGGAGACATGCCAATATGTAGctgaataaaaaagagagaccaatAGAATGAATTTAATAAGATGTCGTTCTGCACTATGGTAATTAGCATTACCAAGAATTCTCAGTGCCACTGCCACATAAATAGAACTTTGAAGATAGAGCTCTTTCCACACAATTAAGTTTTCAGTATTATTTGATTTGTTACTGTCCAAAAGGTGGTGTACTATATGAGTGTCTTCAATATCTGTAATGCTAGTGAGTATAAttgtctcttaaaaaaaaaaatagaatcattgatatatatatatatgtgtgtgtgtgtgtgtatagaaaAGGTGGTCTCCAATGACTAGTAACACTGGGAAAAATTATGTTTTGGATATTGTAGCTTGCCAAATGGTTCTCTTAAGGAGATCACCAAAGTATATGCTCTGCATGCTGTGTACGACAATCCTTATGATGTCCCTAAAGATGTAATATGAAAAGCTTTTTATTCTTAACATGATCTCTTTAGTGTTCTCTATTAGCTGTAGCCTTTTGATTATAAATGCTTTGCTTAGTGAGGAAATCAAGTCCTATCATATATAAAGTGTTTAATctttatttttaaatagaaatCTACATGCTTATCAGTTATTTAGTGTAGGTTTGTGTCTGTCAAAGATGTTGGAGCATTTTCCCATGTTCTAAGTTTTGGTCATCAATGCATGTGTGtataattgataaaataaaaatgcGTGCTTGTATGTTCAGGTGCCATTTATTACTATCTTATGGTGCATGCAGACTTACATGTTTAAGTATGATAGTGTCCATGGGCAATAGAAGATCATGAGCTCAAGGTGAAGGACTCCAAGACCCTTCTTTGGTGAGAAACCAGCTAATGTCTTTAGTGTCAGGTAATTGAACTTCACATCTCATGTATTTCAGAAGccattttttaatatttaaaatgcATATGTGAAAGATGACCAAGGTTGCAGATCTCTCTActgttttatcaattataaggaaCCAAAAGAGATTCCATAGGCTGAGATTGGTGTTGCATTATGTTGTGGAGTGAACTAGAGTGTTTATTGACGAGGACAAGGCTGCTGCCCATTTGAAGGTTTTTTAATTTCTATTAAGTCTCTTTTCCTTCATTCAATATAAATTAAAATAGATTTTTTGTAGTTGATATTAATGACTTATATAGGAGTAAGTTTGTTTGTAGTGTTTGATTTGATTGAAATTCATTTGGTGGCCTGATAGGTAGAAGTGGTTTATCATGTTTTATAACTGTTTCATTTAGTGGCAGTGCTAGTTTGTGCCATTTTTTATCTCCCTTTTCCTTTTCTGATGTTTCTTTTCCTCAAAATCTATATTGTTGTTTCAGCTTTTCTGAATTGgatattttatatgattatagGTCATGTTGCTGATGACATGTTCGACTGGTAAGCAACAATTATGGGACCAGCAGATAGCCCCTTTGCGGGTGGTGTATTTTTGGTAACCATTCGCTTTCGACCAGATTACCCCTTCAAGCCACCCAAGGTAAATCTCAATTTCTTGAGATTGGGAAATAAAATGTCTTTTTAAAAAGCCTGAGTAGGAATAGATAATTTGTAAGTCATATAACAAACTATTTAAGTAATGTTCAAAATCTTGGTCACAATTGAAAATTGGTCAATGACTTGGCTATGTCAATGAAAAGGTTGCTAACTGTAGCAACTGACTTGCATACCTTTATGAGGTGTGGCAATTAGCTGAAATTTAAAATACATTATAAGAAactatggatcaatgtttgggttataaAGAAGTTAGTAGAAATAAGAGTGCATCATATGACAATTACCACTATTTTATGCAGTGCACACATTTAGAAAGGATACAATTCTTATGTAGTCCATGGGATGTACATAGGAATATTTATGTATGTTGTACCTTCAGTTACCTCTAATGGCTATCGGCTAGGGATCCAATTATTAAAACCAACCATAATTCAAATATGGAGGTCTTTATCCCAACATGTtttcaaaattcacaacaaaattctataaaaatattTTGGATTTACCATCTATGGACAGTGGACATTTGTGTGCACCAAAATTATGCCTTTATGGACAAAACTTTGGTTTATTGATTGAGAAATGATCGCAAACAATTGTTGTTTATGAACTTTTGCATACAAATATTTCTTTCCTACCAACATGTCACGTGTAAAATTTAACTCATgcaaaaggtgggtcacaccatgatgatcatttGGTATGAAAATGAGGCCAATGCATTCCATTTCTGCTCCAAATTTTGATGTTCTTCTCAAGGTACCAGGTATTTTTGGGCCTCAAACAATACTTTGTTTCTTCAAATGTGGGTGCTGGAAAGATGCAATGGTATGCCTTTAATAAAGAGCCATCGGGTGGTGTTGATTTTCCCAATGGTAGATATTCTTCACCAAgcatttcctttttcttctcttttttggtTACTCTATTATTGTATTTACCACAAAAATAGCTGGGACAAATCTATGATTGTGCTAGCGACGACGGTGATTTGCAATATGTTACAATAGAATTGAACATTATGGCTTCCCATCATTTGTGTTTCATCTATTTATAGGAGATTCATCTATTTACAGATAGTCTGTGGCTACCATGCTCTGCCTTTGCCATCACGTGGAGCTGAAATAGTCTTTCAACCTTTAGATAATTTGCAGCGAATTAGGTATACCCGACCTAGGCTATCTGCTTTGGGCTTATGTGGAAGTTACTCTGAAGTATCCGGTTGTTCTTTAGAAACTGCTGAGGTAAGATCAATAGCTATTGATAGTGTTATTCAGTTCAGGTGTTTGTTGTtgacttcttttgttttttgttttcttatttatgtAATTATTACATGCTTTTATAATTTAGCGGCAGACGGTGTCTGGCACATATAAGCGCATGACTAAGTTAAATGATATATCTTTCAGGTTTTGAcagcatatctaaatcttaagCAGACCACACTGAaggaaacaatggcaattgaacggctaccattaaaaacttcttgagagccatcaaaatgtttatttgttgtCGAACCTATGAGCAACATGTCTGGATTGTGAGCAGCATGTTTGGATTCTAATCATGTTTCTGTTCTTGCTAATTTTGTGAGTAAATAATGGGTCTGAACCCTCCTTTCAAAGTCAAAGCAGGCCTTGCAAACAAGTTCATAGACAAGGCTCTCGAGTTCAAACCAAATCTTCTCATTCTTATCATTCCAAAAGAAACAGAAAGGTAATGCCTTTGGCAAGGTTTTATTATTCTATATGCATGTAGACTAGAGAATCaggcattcatcaggtgggcacaCATGTATGTTGGATGTGGCCATTAGCCAAAACTTTCTATTCGTCCATCCTTCCATACACTGGCCTACCTGGTGAGTGGACCTACCTGATCTTTGGGTGATGTCATATATGTGATTGGgcacatagtgaatgccttggaTTCCAGATAAAAGGACAGGTTGTTGCCTGTGGTTGTGCTGGGATCTTCAAACTGTGGgatctctctatctttctctcattTGGAAGTTTCTTTGCCAGGCTAGATGAGAAGCAATCACCATATGATCTTCTTTGGGAGGATGGCTAAAAACTCTCTAGCAAGGTTGGATGCAGTAGACAACACGTTTATTTTATACTCACTAATGATTTCATCAAGTAGAAGTATTCCGCCAATAACTCTCCTCCATCTAATGATCGTAGTTGCATGATTTGCCTCCACTAAATATGAGTTATTGGTTACAATTGTCCATTTCTTGTTGGACCAAAGTGATCATCTAATATGGAAAATATTATTGGCCCCACCATATTATTCAACATCACATAACCCCCTTTTATATTGTATTAACCACATGCGATATTAATAGTACCGGCTGAAACCATTAATATTGCATGTGGATCAGCTGATATCAATATGTTGGTCGTTTatgcttcttttcttcttttcttttctttacgaAGTGCCACTTTATCTTACCAAGTTACCACTACGCGTTCTATTATATTTCTTCTAAATTAATAGTGAGTTAGAAATTATGATAATTAGTTTAGAGGAGGACAACAACTAAACTTAATGAATAGGCGTTGTGCAGGACTACAGAATTGATGTAATCCTTACTGACTATTGTATGCCAAAAATGAGCAGCCATGACCTTCTTAAGGTTGTGAAGGTATGAAGCCTCGTATCCagatcattctctctctctctctctctctctctctctctctctctttaatcttGTTTTCAACATATTCAAGAATGCAATTAGTCCACATTCAAGAACTTGTGTATTTAGTTTGTCTCTTTTTCTGAAACCTCAGGAGAACAAATGCTTGAAATCTATTCCTGTTGTGGTAATGCCATCCAATAAAGAGCCACAAAGAATCAGTGGTGAGAAGATATTCTCTTTCACAGATTATAGGctagcttattattattattattattattattatcatcatcatcgtcatcatcatcatcatcttgcaCATTACACCATTACTTAACATGAATATTATAAAATTAATCTTGCCACTCATGGTCAGCTGAAGTTAATGAATCATGTTTTTTCTTTCCATCTAAGTTTCGTCTTCAAAGTTCTCTTTTTGAGAAAAATGTGGATATAGTAGTAGTACTCGTTTTTACTATTGCAAAACTTAACATGATCATGTACGATTAAACAGTTCATCTTGTAGGGCTTGTATTAATACTAATTGTTCATGTCATAGATTCTCCTCAATTGGATGGACTTAGTTGTTTGATTGCTAGTTTGCAAGCCCATGGTTCACATTCAAAGGAAAAAGTCACCTAGACCATTTCTTGACGGGTCTTATCAGATAAATGGTCTTGACCAAGGAAATGTGTGGCTAACTCGTGTGATCCTACCCAAACTACACTTTTGTTTTTCCATCGATTAATAGGTGTGGACTACTGATATTTCCATGGGATGTGTCTCGCATTCGAGCATCGCCGTAGGTAAAAGCAATCCCAAGAAAAACAAGACCGATCCAATTCCATCTTTAGtaaaagatctctctctctctctctctctctctctctctctctctcttaacttcaTCACTACAACAATTTAGACTTTTTGTGACGAGTCTAATTTCATCGTAAAAAGTCAAATTTTTGCAACGACATTCTAAGTTGTCACAAAAAAACCACTATTTACAATGGTATTTTAAATCATCGCTAATAGTCACTTTTGTTACTACGAGCTTCAATTGTCGTCGCAAATTTTGTCGTTAAAACTTGACGTATGAGTTTTTCCCAGGAAATCATGTGGCGGGAAAGACTTTTCGCGACGAGCTTAAATAGTCGCCACTAATAACCTGTAATGAACTAGGTATggtcacaaaaaaaataaaattgtgacaACACAAATTGTAAACAGTGGCTTTAGCGACAACTGGTTAGCTTGTTACACAAATACAAAATTAGACTTTTTTCCACAGGTTTTTTTGCGATGACTACGTCAACTCGTTGTGAGAAATACCAACTTAAGCCTTTTGCAATGACTGTAGTTTCATTGCAAAAGGGTAGAGTATTTGTAACAACATTGTAGGTCGTCATCAATATTCGACATTTTTGCGATGAGCTACAATTGTCATCGTAAAAACCTATTGCCCAAGTTATTTAGTGGGaaattatgtcacgccccaaactcgaaaagcgggctcacaaaattcccgatcaccgaatctggcgccgacaaccttcatattgtctcaTTCTCATATCCCGACGCTCACGTGCtcgattctgatcctaggatcctacgaggaggattttcagtgtgatttttttttgtaatggagtataaccacaatcataactaagtcacaaaacaacatcaccacatatctactatatcaaaaactttaagtataatacggaaaggaaaatacagggtgataaaaaattccaaaataatttgatgttgctcctgcctcagcactgctgcgatctAAGGCCACccgcatgcaacggtcgtgcataagcttacaaaagcttagagggtggtgtaagtgtgtgtgcaaggtaagcgccaagtgtataatattagagtaatgcaaaaatatgcggtaagtctataaatactatcagctgtaccaaagctatgtgatgcaaggcatgaatgctattggccataccaaggtcatgcgatgcgaggcttatgtagctaaatgtcatatgcgagatgcaaagcaagcatgccagtactcattaagtacacatatcagtacagtttctctctaagatatcactggggtctattacactccacactgactgccgcctccctagccgcacaacccagcgagcagaatagacctcactatccgcctgaccagtagtcttcTAATACCTACCCAGTTCGGCGATAGCGGAttcatttacgagctgatcaaactcagcctagcttatagccccctcacttggacggataaggccacacccccttccaaccgaccacgacacagtcggagacacggcctactggtattcagcactcgagtgcttgtgtatccactcagtctagacattggagcggctcttggtaccaaaaggttctggaattttcacctaagaacatcctaagtgcccacagtgctagaaccaagtatttccggtatctgatatgaccatccatgatgtacctgtagagccacgaccctaatgtcgatagggcatataatgatcaagtcatacatatgcgagatgcatgagtcacaccatcaaatcatgcagcaatcccgcgcgtaccacgcgctcatgtggggcactccatctcataaggagtcccgtaatgtctcagcccaacagcttatgctatgatcaaacattcctcatatcaagcatacatataatgcgtatgagtatgaatcatggaattgtactaagcatgttataaagtaatgaactatccttacaacgcagatgggtcTAGACGgcatacacacaacaagtacgggcctatcaatgggtcctagggagagttataatttggacatttaaccaacattagtcaacacataaaccatggtggaatcacattcaatgggtcttatgtatatcctattgggcctcgacccataggcctccaatacatcaaatgggcctcacaacatgggcctcatgtatatcaaggtgggcttaatcacatgggccttatgtatatatcaaggtgggcctaagcaacaggccataactacatcaagatgtatataatatatataaatgaatcatatcaaaagatcaactggaccgcactctaAATATcagtagtgataatgatttccaccgttgaaaactccaCAGGGCATACCGTTATATATATtaccatggcccttaagaagtttgaacgatgaatgtcactatccccactatttttcagtggtggggatccacttgaactatggatctgactcattctttagctcatgccacaaaatgagctTTCAGATTGGTTGGATGGTTtgcatgcaacacatgcatcatggtgggtcccaccatctatgtgtggacggtgtggattaaacacataaatcatggtgggttccaccatccaataCCGTTgacgatgtgaataaaacacatacatcatcgtgggtcccacgtggggcccaccatagtgtttatctgacatccaatctgttgataaggccacacataccgggatgaaaggaaaaacaaatttcatatgatccaaagcttctgtcaACCCAAAAGGGGTCCAATGGCAGATGTTAAATCCTCACTGCTTcctactgtgtggcccacctgattgacggctggatgacatggataaaacatgtacatcacggtgggtcccaccgtccagtactgtggacggtgtggacagaacACATACACGATGGTGGGTCCCTGCCTCCCACCGCACAGCACACAGCAGCGCTTGCTGCACATCCAGAGGACATCAGCGGCAGCTGCtgcctattatatatatattgggttttcctgaggtttttcacaggtggggcccgcatcaggtggatccgaccCAGCCAATgactcctatggctcaagacaagctaaataagcccaatattcgatatattttggggtacaacAACATCAGAGtacattttaacggtgaaaactacTATTTCATATGCTATAGCCTATCAGAAAactggattgacttcattttttggctcaacgcctaaaatgacctgaggaatggaatggacggcttggatcaaatacatacatcaaggtggggcttgcatgagcggcCCTTCCCAAAGGCTTTGAACCatagctaatatttatgttttcaggtAACgaccagcgtccctggacgctggacggtttgggcacccatgcatataaggtgggcctgctcaggtgggccaccaaatggtggatgatgtggatacaacacatgtaaagtggaccccacctacagatggcttggataaaatacatgctccatggtggggtacatccgggtgggccacacgggcacatcatcacatacaattaaaaaaaagaaagagagaggaagagagagagagagacacgtgcgatggagggaccccgacactatgggcccttcgttccatgcattcaatcatacatcaagtgggtcccattatatgtgggcccactaaatcaaaaatcaacggtggagattcattcttcaccaaaatggaaggtctagataacctcttccaaacttagaaagtaaacatcatgataatcaaggtgggccatcggccacatcttaaggtccaaagtgagatccataccatcgatcggtaggcctcacttggcccatcataaaaacatgaaaactagcctatagaagcagctaccattcgatcttcttggtccgatggaatgctggtctccttgtgcttcactttgatagaAGGTGATaagagttgaatggctaggataaaggattttggggtgggaagtgggccacacacatgaactttttctctccttagaaatgttGGACGTCTACCACTCTTGctagcttggaaaatgtgaagagaaagtgagggttgtaagggagagagagtgatgggtgatggatgtgaggtgagtgatgggtgaggtgagagacttgttgacttttggggttcgCTTGACttatagagaaagaaagcataggTTGCTCTTATAcctgacatgaggtgattgattaattgatttgagtgattgattaatgggacatgatgtagagattctcttgagatttgcaacgcacggtgtttttttcttaaactgaatgcgggcccacatctctcggccagggtatcggatcagtatgcaagat of the Magnolia sinica isolate HGM2019 chromosome 7, MsV1, whole genome shotgun sequence genome contains:
- the LOC131251247 gene encoding uncharacterized protein LOC131251247 isoform X2 → MWVLERCNGMPLIKSHRVVLIFPMIVCGYHALPLPSRGAEIVFQPLDNLQRIRYTRPRLSALGLCGSYSEVSGCSLETAEVLTAYLNLKQTTLKETMIMGLNPPFKVKAGLANKFIDKALEFKPNLLILIIPKETERLDEKQSPYDLLWEDG
- the LOC131251247 gene encoding uncharacterized protein LOC131251247 isoform X4 translates to MGPADSPFAGGVFLVTIRFRPDYPFKPPKIVCGYHALPLPSRGAEIVFQPLDNLQRIRYTRPRLSALGLCGSYSEVSGCSLETAEVLTAYLNLKQTTLKETMIMGLNPPFKVKAGLANKFIDKALEFKPNLLILIIPKETERTTELM
- the LOC131251247 gene encoding uncharacterized protein LOC131251247 isoform X3, yielding MGPADSPFAGGVFLVTIRFRPDYPFKPPKIVCGYHALPLPSRGAEIVFQPLDNLQRIRYTRPRLSALGLCGSYSEVSGCSLETAEVLTAYLNLKQTTLKETMIMGLNPPFKVKAGLANKFIDKALEFKPNLLILIIPKETERRCAGLQN
- the LOC131251247 gene encoding uncharacterized protein LOC131251247 isoform X5, yielding MGPADSPFAGGVFLVTIRFRPDYPFKPPKIVCGYHALPLPSRGAEIVFQPLDNLQRIRYTRPRLSALGLCGSYSEVSGCSLETAEVLTAYLNLKQTTLKETMAIERLPLKTS
- the LOC131251247 gene encoding uncharacterized protein LOC131251247 isoform X1, with amino-acid sequence MGPADSPFAGGVFLVTIRFRPDYPFKPPKIVCGYHALPLPSRGAEIVFQPLDNLQRIRYTRPRLSALGLCGSYSEVSGCSLETAEVLTAYLNLKQTTLKETMIMGLNPPFKVKAGLANKFIDKALEFKPNLLILIIPKETERLDEKQSPYDLLWEDG